In one Rutidosis leptorrhynchoides isolate AG116_Rl617_1_P2 chromosome 8, CSIRO_AGI_Rlap_v1, whole genome shotgun sequence genomic region, the following are encoded:
- the LOC139863471 gene encoding kinesin-like protein KIN-13B — translation MNAVGRQGQGQISGVSAAHHHRQHSDNLFDVTSSSSSSSNGTWLQFAGLQHLQQQPSSNTSSSEDFGYYAVVGGGGQVGRMYDNKNSRNFGASDLFTEPLTPPGRHEKHFGNGGDDRNGFSPGLLDIHSIDTELISEMPVTGTRGAPLYNDRGKIYDDVEAFFDNNKPAGKARGLSDNNVMTSFAWDKEKTGSVAKIKVVVDLTEYMEKHEFVFDAVLNEEVFNDEVYRETVEPIVPIIFKRTKATCFAYGQTGKIQPDNISLKLSRLY, via the exons ATGAATGCAGTTGGTAGACAAGGGCAAGGGCAAATATCTGGTGTATCTGCAGCTCATCACCATCGTCAACATTCTGATAATCTTTTTGATgtgacatcatcatcttcatcatcatctaatgGTACATGGTTACAATTCGCTGGTTTGCAACATCTTCAACAACAACCATCATCAAACACATCTTCATCT gAGGATTTTGGTTATTATGCTGTTGTCGGTGGAGGTGGTCAAGTTGGTAGAAtgtatgataataaaaatagtagGAATTTTGGTGCGAGTGATTTGTTTACCGAGCCGTTAACTCCACCCGGCCGTCACGAAAAGCATTTTGGTAATGGCGGTGATGACCGTAATGGTTTCAGTCCCGGTCTTTTGGATATACATTCGATTGATACAGAGCTTATTTCCGAG ATGCCTGTAACTGGAACACGTGGTGCTCCACTGTACAATGATCGTGGAAAAATCTATGATGATGTCGAGGCGTTTTTTGACAATAACAAACCAGCCGGTAAAGCTCGAGGTTTGTCAGATAACAACGTTATGACAAGTTTTGCTTGGGATAAGGAGAAGACGGGCAGTGTTGCAAAGATTAAAGTTGTG GTTGATCTAACAGAATACATGGAGAAACATGAATTTGTATTTGATGCAGTACTAAATGAGGAGGTTTTTAATGATGAG GTTTATCGTGAAACTGTTGAGCCCATCGTTCCCATAATTTTCAAACGTACTAAAGCTACATGCTTTGCATATGGACAAACAGGTAAGATACAACCCGATAACATTTCTTTAAAATTGAGTCGGTTATACTGA